A window of Nomascus leucogenys isolate Asia chromosome X, Asia_NLE_v1, whole genome shotgun sequence contains these coding sequences:
- the FAM9C gene encoding protein FAM9C — MEEPVSRKHSRRAAKDQLEVQVMATQEMELAGKDPVSYEHEERKPVTETKEGDVTDEHGERGSFAETDKQTGVDTKEPEDIAADIKEDLAAKRKRIEKVAKACSEIKNRIKNILRTTQLKRQKRDYRISLKLPNVLEEFITDEQKDEEGEGEKMKIFQEQQKRWQQDEKGTERD; from the exons ATGGAGGAGCCCGTGAGCAGGAAGCACAGCAGGAGGGCTGCCAAGGACCAGTTGGAGGTTCAAGTTATGGCCACCCAGGAAATGGAGCTTGCAG gAAAGGATCCAGTAAGTTATGAGCATGAGGAAAGAAAACCTGTTACAGAGACAAAGGAGGGAGATGTAACTGATGAGCATGGGGAAAGAGGATCTTTTGCtgaaacagacaaacaaacgGG GGTTGATACCAAGGAGCCAGAAGATATTGCAG CTGACATTAAAGAGGATCTTGctgcaaagagaaaaaggatTGAAAAGGTTGCAAAAGCTTGCAGCGAAATaaagaacagaattaaaaatattttgagaacaaCACAACTAAAAAG GCAGAAACGTGATTATAGAATTTCTCTGAAGTTGCCAAATGTCCTTGAAGAGTTCATCACAGATGAGCAGAAAgatgaggaaggagaaggagaaaagatg aaaatatttcaagagcAACAAAAGAGGTGGCAACAAGATGAGAAAGGAACTGAAAGAGATTGA